A portion of the Choristoneura fumiferana chromosome 6, NRCan_CFum_1, whole genome shotgun sequence genome contains these proteins:
- the LOC141428494 gene encoding uncharacterized protein — protein sequence MNEPSSTYKHLVNILDKFNPGARQMITAGKAYLKALHGAAAASRLYVDAVGKLGRQAQQGTWGGCADIGTALMKVVEVYREIQDQQMNILKAFYVDLLVPLETNLEKDTKVVQSEQKRFLQQHKLRSESYSKAAATIKKQRKKKTNVTKVGSAMDKEMKNMQILEEEKTKLDAFCEQSLKNAMTQERRRYGFVLERQCSLAKHWLAYHSSGAAAYNTGLEEWLEVSRTREYLPPNVEAMFVSRMRQVSFWADEDVYASPRIGDDDDRASVGSALRKTRSVDASCLDVRSIGDLGSPAQGLSRAKSDFNLQASLHTGDAEDMDIRPATRPSSLAPPTCTSRDPPLARALYAYAAAGDNQLSFQQGDVLALLGERTKGWQYGENVRTHHAGWFPLAYTEPIVENDISSSPARWSCVQTPGDAPPPAPVTHAQPGAVTAHAHPPTRMFGDTVTAHHVNKGRLGNGSPGLPPTLPAPSPSALSSSASATFHSSTPAAVATSAIKSSTSAASFTTHAVIETRTFGPQTLPMRSQMAQNKAGPAKTVVSAVGAVGNVSLHSSNDSGFSNEPPPQPDVDYSDEEAQRLRVPISKSAQHTNDHKAYLLKTQSLKRGPKQNNANGYLTDDQQLMLRSMLDMDKDSQRVKRTKSFWKFGRTTNEEIMEGMSLWQHRDIVDTVPEYKKKLFVKIKKELRPAPEIPDARKQASPEKTPPIENGQSRPKETIDRKDIKVTNGIRQAKSLGSIENEDRLERSRKSNEVYHQNHAMNKKSTSEKVIAEEKLEEVVPRNESRHSDLTNTSTIKTNFENSFYNDENGDGFVMKTVKRREILQRYDNDSNSDNNSVASSTDPYDCIIVDDHMTSRKQQELDKRRQTQTMEDNIKTRKENVYMPEFEEIEVTPIKPHVRATLSSDKAKRSSHEHSPPKTMEFKTFKDNSKEIKTFSASSETLKYKDNEPVTDRYGIPTERNNNEIRNDNSYNGHDEGTLKYNKKRSSKEEKMRQQQNFENGHHKKEYPQAEMRTPKKDIRPYESREPRIDYSLDRRHNGRKDFTNPKDNRDPRSRNRTPRSYDDSSLQYNGRREDRYYESNISYFSDQERRVSRYDYETDSKKAEKTKIRQEEARLESRRLMDRRTEGPYSESDDQKFNEALKQQRPQLLPRTKLLKRSEGLNNSPR from the exons ATGAACGAGCCTTCATCAACCTACAAGCATCTTGTC aaCATTTTGGATAAGTTCAACCCTGGCGCCCGTCAGATGATAACGGCTGGTAAAGCTTACCTAAAAGCTTTACATG gAGCTGCAGCGGCTTCTCGTCTATATGTGGATGCCGTAGGCAAGTTGGGTCGCCAAGCTCAACAAGGAACTTGGGGAGGATGTGCCGATATAG gGACAGCCCTAATGAAAGTCGTCGAAGTGTACCGAGAAATACAAGACCAACAAATGAATATT TTGAAGGCTTTTTACGTGGATCTTCTGGTTCCCTTGGAGACAAATCTGGAGAAAGACACAAAAGTAGTACAG tCCGAACAGAAGCGATTCCTTCAACAACATAAGCTGAGGTCCGAAAGTTACAGCAAGGCTGCTGCCACAATCAAGAAACAGAGGAAGAAAAAGACAAATGTTACTAAAGTCGGGTCTGCGATGGATAAGGAAATGAAG AATATGCAAATATTGGAGGAGGAGAAAACGAAACTGGACGCGTTTTGCGAACAAAGCTTGAAAAAT GCGATGACTCAAGAACGCCGCCGCTACGGCTTCGTCCTGGAGCGCCAATGCTCCCTTGCAAAGCACTGGCTGGCATATCATTCATCCGGTGCCGCAGCCTACAACACAGGACTCGAGGAGTGGCTTGAGGTCTCTCGCACCAGGGAATATTTGCCGCCAAACGTCGAGGCCATGTTTGTCAGCAGAATGAGG CAAGTCTCCTTCTGGGCTGATGAGGATGTATATGCCAGCCCCCGAATCGGAGATGATGACGACCGTGCTTCAGTAGGTTCAGCGTTGCGGAAGACACGGTCTGTCGATGCTTCTTGTCTCGACGTGAGGTCCATCGGTGACCTCGGTTCCCCTGCTCAAGGCCTGTCCAGGGCCAAGTCTGACTTCAATCTGCAGGCGAGCTTGCATACTGGAGATGCTGAAG ACATGGATATTCGCCCAGCAACTCGCCCATCATCGCTCGCGCCACCAACTTGCACATCCCGTGATCCGCCACTGGCGCGTGCTCTGTACGCCTACGCAGCTGCCGGCGACAACCAGCTCAGCTTCCAACAAGGCGATGTGTTGGCCTTGCTCGGTGAACGCACCAAAGGCTGGCAGTACGGCGAGAATGTACGCACTCACCATGCGGGATGGTTCCCTCTTGCGTACACTGAGCCTATAGTGGAGAATGATATCAG CAGCTCTCCCGCCCGTTGGAGCTGCGTACAAACTCCTGGGGACGCACCTCCGCCGGCCCCAGTAACGCACGCGCAGCCCGGCGCTGTGACTGCTCACGCACATCCACCGACGCGCATGTTTGGAGATACTGTCACTGCTCATCATGTTAACAAG GGTCGCCTTGGCAACGGCTCTCCAGGCCTCCCTCCGACTCTTCCGGCGCCATCACCCAGTGCTCTCAGCTCATCGGCTAGTGCCACATTTCATTCGTCAACACCTGCTGCAGTAGCCACCAGCGCTATAAAGAGCTCTACTTCTGCTGCAAGCTTCACTACGCACGCAGTCATCGAAACAAGAACTTTTGGACCACAAACGTTGCCCATGCGTTCTCAG ATGGCTCAAAACAAAGCTGGCCCAGCAAAAACAGTAGTGTCGGCAGTTGGTGCTGTTGGCAACGTTTCATTGCACAGCTCCAACGACTCTGGCTTCTCAAACGAACCTCCGCCTCAACCAGATGTCGACTACAGCGATGAAGAAGCTCAACGCTTACGCGTACCTATCAG taaatCTGCTCAACATACCAACGATCATAAAGCTTACTTACTTAAAACTCAAAGTTTGAAGAGAGGTCCGAAACAGAACAACGCAAATGGATACTTGACGGACGATCAACAATTGATGCTAAGGAGTATGCTAGACATGGATAAGGATTCGCAAAGAGTTAAAAGGACCAAATCTTTTTGGAAATTTGGCCGAACTACCAACGAAGAGATAATGGAAGGCATGTCGCTTTGGCAGCACAGAGATATTGTTGATACTGTCCCTGAATATAAAAAGAAGCTTTTCGTTAAAATCAAAAAGGAGTTGCGACCTGCCCCTGAGATACCCGATGCAAGGAAACAAGCTAGTCCAGAGAAGACACCGCCTATTGAAAACGGTCAGTCCCGGCCTAAGGAGACGATTGATAGGAAAGATATTAAAGTTACCAATGGCATACGCCAGGCAAAAAGTTTGGGTTCAATTGAAAATGAAGACCGGCTAGAAAGAAGCAGGAAAAGCAACGAAGTATACCATCAAAACCATGCGATGAACAAAAAATCTACATCTGAAAAAGTTATAGCTGAAGAAAAGCTGGAGGAAGTGGTGCCTCGTAATGAGTCCCGGCATTCGGACTTAACAAATACCAGCACTATCAAAACTAATTTTGAGAACAGTTTCTACAATGACGAGAACGGAGATGGTTTTGTAATGAAAACTGTGAAACGGCGCGAAATATTACAGAGATATGATAATGATAGTAATTCCGATAATAACTCAGTTGCATCTAGTACAGATCCGTATGACTGTATCATAGTGGATGATCACATGACATCCAGGAAACAACAAGAACTCGATAAACGCCGTCAAACACAAACCATGGAAGATAACATCAAGACACGAAAAGAAAATGTATACATGCCAGAATTTGAGGAGATTGAAGTCACTCCTATTAAACCTCATGTTCGTGCTACACTATCTTCTGACAAAGCCAAAAGATCTTCACATGAGCACTCTCCACCGAAAACGATggaatttaaaacatttaaagaTAATTCAAAGGAAATCAAAACATTTTCTGCGTCATCAGAAACATTGAAATATAAGGATAATGAACCGGTCACTGATCGATACGGCATTCCTACGGAACGAAACAATAATGAAATAAGAAACGATAACTCGTACAATGGACATGACGAAGgtactttaaaatataacaaaaaacgTTCTAGCAAAGAAGAAAAAATGCGACAGCAGCAGAATTTTGAAAACGGACACCATAAAAAAGAATATCCCCAAGCCGAAATGCGGACGCCTAAGAAAGATATAAGGCCATATGAAAGCAGAGAGCCACGAATCGATTACTCACTAGATCGGCGTCATAATGGTAGGAAGGATTTTACAAACCCGAAAGACAACCGGGACCCAAGATCTAGAAACAGAACGCCAAGAAGTTACGATGACAGTTCGCTACAGTACAATGGACGAAGGGAAGACAGATACTATGAGTCAAACATATCTTATTTCAGTGACCAAGAACGACGTGTATCACGGTACGATTATGAGACAGATTCTAAAAAAGCTGAGAAAACTAAAATACGGCAAGAAGAGGCCAGATTGGAATCCAGGCGCTTGATGGATAGACGTACTGAAGGCCCTTACAGCGAGTCTGATGATCAAAAATTCAACGAGGCTCTGAAGCAACAACGACCACAGTTGCTGCCTCGAACTAAATTGCTCAAGAGATCCGAAG GCCTCAACAATTCGCCACGGTGA